The Scomber scombrus chromosome 5, fScoSco1.1, whole genome shotgun sequence genome window below encodes:
- the il4i1 gene encoding L-amino-acid oxidase, translating into MIPHMALCKFFPLVLVGVVVFAVSGIIGDPLYDCLQDPDYGELLNIVDKGLPAAKTPRHVAIIGGGIAGLTAAKFLEDAGHKVTIIEASNRIGGRVETYRDKKEGWYAEMGAMRIPSFHKILLSMVSKLQLSLNPFIEDDINTYYLVNEVLHKTYAVENNPDVLNYTLNNRERGRSAAELFNLALWKVRDDLKKSGCSAMLDKYDSYTVKEYLVKEGNLSRGALRMIGDILNENSLFYTSLREMLYIQSDINDDTKYFEITDGFDHLPRTFYQLLNATILLKSKVKLINQTGNSNVTVTYQDWRNPGSLTNLTVDHALVTSTAKATVFIDFQPRLSGDKMEALRSVHYASSTKVVLSFKERFWEKEGIKGGKSITDRPSRFIYYPSHSFPGTDAGALLASYTCSDDSTLFQGISEEELMAVVLEDLVKIHGEKIRSQHTGGMVKKWGLDPYSLGAFALFTPYQANYARELFQSEGRVHFAGEHTAIPHGWIETAMKSAIRAARKYK; encoded by the exons TTCCCCTGGTCCTTGTCGGGGTTGTGGTGTTTGCGGTGAGCGGGATAATTGGAGATCCTCTGTATGACTGCCTCCAAGACCCAGACTACGGTGAGCTTCTCAACATTGTGGACAAAGGTCTTCCTGCTGCAAAGACACCCCGTCACGTAGCAATCATTGGTGGGGGCATCGCCGGACTGACCGCTGCAAAGTTTCTAGAAGATGCCGGCCATAAA GTGACCATAATAGAGGCCAGTAACCGCATTGGAGGACGTGTGGAGACCTACAGGGACAAAAAAGAGGGCTGGTATGCAGAAATGGGAGCCATGAGGATCCCCAGCTTTCATAA AATTCTGCTTTCCATGGTCTCCAAATTACAGCTTTCCTTGAACCCCTTCATCGAAGATGACATCAACACCTACTATTTGGTTAATGAAGTGCTGCACAAAACCTACGCTGTGGAAAACAACCCTGATGTGCTCAACTACACCTTGAATAACAGGGAGCGAGGGAGATCAGCTGCTGAGCTTTTCAATCTGGCTCTGTGGAAG GTGAGGGATGACCTTAAGAAGAGTGGCTGTAGCGCCATGTTGGATAAATATGATTCCTACACAGTGAAG GAATATCTGGTAAAAGAGGGCAACCTGAGTCGAGGTGCCTTGAGGATGATTGGGGACATCCTGAATGAAAACAGCCTCTTCTACACATCACTGAGAGAGATGTTGTACATACAGTCAGACATCAATGACGACACTAA gTACTTTGAAATTACAGATGGCTTTGACCACCTCCCGAGGACTTTCTACCAGCTGTTAAACGCCACCATCCTTCTCAAATCAAAGGTCAAACTCATCAACCAAACAGGCAACAGCAATGTAACCGTAACGTACCAGGACTGGCGTAATCCAGGCTCCCTGACCAACCTTACAGTGGACCATGCCCTGGTTACATCCACGGCCAAGGCGACCGTCTTCATTGACTTCCAGCCCCGTCTCTCTGGGGACAAGATGGAAGCCCTTCGCTCAGTCCATTACGCCAGCTCCACCAAGGTGGTACTCAGCTTCAAGGAGCGCTTCTGGGAGAAAGAGGGCATCAAGGGAGGGAAGAGTATCACAGACAGGCCCTCTCGCTTCATCTACTACCCAAGCCACAGCTTCCCTGGGACAGACGCAGGGGCCCTCCTGGCATCGTACACCTGCTCCGACGACTCCACCCTCTTCCAAGGGATAAGCGAGGAGGAGCTGATGGCTGTGGTCCTGGAAGACTTGGTGAAGATCCACGGAGAGAAGATCAGGTCTCAGCATACAGGGGGAATGGTGAAGAAGTGGGGATTGGATCCTTACAGTCTGGGAGCCTTCGCACTGTTCACACCCTACCAGGCTAACTACGCCAGAGAACTGTTCCAGAGTGAGGGACGGGTGCACTTTGCAGGAGAACACACAGCCATACCTCACGGGTGGATTGAAACTGCCATGAAATCTGCCATCAGGGCAGCTAGAAAATATAAATAG
- the timm8b gene encoding mitochondrial import inner membrane translocase subunit Tim8 B, with protein MDNFDSLNASEKAEATELQRMIAIEQQKAQFQAQVHTFTDVCWDKCVDSPGSKLDYRTETCLVSCVERFIDTTLSITNRFTQMVQKGTH; from the exons ATGGACAATTTTGACAGCTTGAACGCGTCGGAGAAAGCCGAGGCTACGGAGCTGCAGCGTATGATCGCCATAGAGCAGCAGAAAGCACAGTTCCAGGCTCAG GTTCACACTTTCACCGACGTCTGCTGGGACAAGTGCGTAGACAGCCCGGGCTCCAAGCTGGACTACCGGACAGAGACGTGCCTGGTGAGCTGCGTGGAGAGATTCATCGACACCACTTTGAGCATCACCAACCGCTTCACCCAGATGGTGCAGAAGGGCACTCATTAA